Genomic DNA from Perca fluviatilis chromosome 12, GENO_Pfluv_1.0, whole genome shotgun sequence:
ATCATTAAATATTCACATAAGTTAGTAATGCATATGGCATCCTGTCATCTACAAACCTactcctgcttttttttttttttttttttacatttcatcgtaaacctattttttttctaaacgaCGACAGTGACGTTTACACAAACTGTACGACTTAGTACACACATCGGCGGTATGGACTACACAGGAGTTAACTTCTGTTGCTATGAGGCATAGCATTTACAACTACTTAATACTTGTTGATGCCGAAAATTCGCACTCTGTGTAGTTGTGGCAGCTTGGGGATCAGGACGCTCAAGAGTGAGGCAGTGTTTATGACAAAGTGTGTGGTGTCATACTTTGTGTAGAAACTTGCCAGGAAGTATCTGTGGAGCAAAAcggacaaaaaacaacaaccatgaAACATGAAAAAGGCAGTAAGACAAAACCAAAGTGTGCAGAACAATTATCTATAGAATTCCTACACATTTCAGTTTCCATAACTGTTCCACAGACATTTAATGCTGTTGTCATGATCAACAGTTTCAGAGGTGATAATGAAATGCTTTCTTTTATGTCTGGTAGTATCAAATGTTCCCTATCGCTGTGTCTAAATCAGTGTAAAGACGGAATCATGTGGTCTCTAATACGTACAGAATGATGGGGGAGATGGTGAAGAACTTTCTAGATGAAGTGAACTGCACGCCGTAGTCGAGCTGTTCCCAATGTGTAAGAAGTCTGGCTTTTCCTTGGTCGGGGGTCTCAAAAGGTGTGCCTTTCACTGCATGCATAAAGACATACATTCCCtgcagagacaaaaacacagcTAGAAGTGCAGTGCTCGCAGTCTGTAAAGAACAAGACCATAGTAGACTGATTAAACGGGGTGTC
This window encodes:
- the ormdl1 gene encoding ORM1-like protein 1; the protein is MNVGVAHSEVNPNTRVMNSRGIWLTYALGVGILHIVLLSIPFFSVPVVWTLTNVIHNFGMYVFMHAVKGTPFETPDQGKARLLTHWEQLDYGVQFTSSRKFFTISPIILYFLASFYTKYDTTHFVINTASLLSVLIPKLPQLHRVRIFGINKY